The Amycolatopsis sp. QT-25 genomic sequence CGATCCTCGACGGCGCGACGGAGGTGGCCGGAATCGGGGTGCTCGAGGAGTACCGGAGCCGCGGGATCGCCGCGGCGATGACGGAGTACCTGACGCGGGAAGCCCACGCGCGCGGCGGCCGGTCGGTGTTCCTGACGCCGGGCGCCGGGCAGGCGGAACGCGTCTACGGCCGGGTCGGCTTCGAGACCGCGGCCGAGTGCGTGCACCTGTCAGTCGTCTGAGTAGCCGCCGCGGCGTGACTTCTTGACCTCGCCGCGACGTTTCTTCGAGGCCAGGCGGCGTTCCTTCGAACCTCGTGACGGTTTGGTGGGACGCCGCTTGGCGGCCGGGGGCGCCGCCGCGTCCAGCAGCAGCATCACCAGCCGGGCACGTGCGGCTTCCCGGTTCATCAGCTGCGAGCGGTGTTCGGACGCGGCGATCGTGACGACCCCGTCGACCAGCCGCGACGAAAGCCGGTCCAGCATCCGGGCCCGGAGATGTTCCGGGACCGACGCCGAACCGGCCACGTCGAAGGACAGTTCGACCCGCGAATCGGTGGTGTTCACGCCCTGCCCACCCGGACCCGAAGACCGGGAGAACCGTTCACTCAATTCGGCACCCGGGATCACGAACCGGGTACCGACCACCACGTCCTCAGCCACGGGTCCAGTGTTCCACCGGGACCAAGGGAATATTCAGAAGCGCGGGTGGTCACCGGAGAGCACGGCGCGCGGGCCGTCCGGGTCCTCCGCGGGCTGCACGTCGCCGAGGATCCACGCCGGCACGTGCCGCGCGGTCAGCATCGCCAGCGCCCGGTCGACGTCGTCGGCGCCGACGATCGCGACCATGCCGACGCCCATGTTGAACGTCTTCTCCAGCTCGGCGCGTTCGACCTTGCCGCGATGGCCGATCAGCGCGAACACCGGCGCCGGGGTCCAGGTGCCGCGTTCGAGCCGGGCGACCAGGCCGCGCGGCATGACCCGGGCGAGGTTCTGCTCCAGGCCGCCGCCGGTGACGTGGGCGAACGTGCGGACGTCGGCTTCGGCCGCCAGCGCGAGGCAGTCCTTCGCGTAGATCCTGGTCGGCTCCAGCATCTCCTCGCCCAGTGAGCGGCCGAACTCCTCGACGTGCCCGTCGAGCGGCATGCGCGCGATGTCCAGCAGCACGTGCCGGGCGAGCGAGTAACCGTTGGAGTGCAGGCCGGACGAGCCGAGCGCGAGGACGACGTCA encodes the following:
- the arfB gene encoding alternative ribosome rescue aminoacyl-tRNA hydrolase ArfB, whose translation is MAEDVVVGTRFVIPGAELSERFSRSSGPGGQGVNTTDSRVELSFDVAGSASVPEHLRARMLDRLSSRLVDGVVTIAASEHRSQLMNREAARARLVMLLLDAAAPPAAKRRPTKPSRGSKERRLASKKRRGEVKKSRRGGYSDD
- the purM gene encoding phosphoribosylformylglycinamidine cyclo-ligase gives rise to the protein MSESTSATYAAAGVSIDAGDKAVELLKPHAARATRPEVMGGVGGFAGLFSLKLDKWKEPVLASSTDGVGTKIAVAQALDKHDTVGIDLVAMVVDDLVVTGAEPLFMQDYIAVGKVVPEKIAALVGGIAEGCVQAGCALLGGETAEHPGLMGEHDYDLSGTGIGVVEASKVLGPERVRPGDVVLALGSSGLHSNGYSLARHVLLDIARMPLDGHVEEFGRSLGEEMLEPTRIYAKDCLALAAEADVRTFAHVTGGGLEQNLARVMPRGLVARLERGTWTPAPVFALIGHRGKVERAELEKTFNMGVGMVAIVGADDVDRALAMLTARHVPAWILGDVQPAEDPDGPRAVLSGDHPRF